The following coding sequences lie in one Candidatus Hydrogenedentota bacterium genomic window:
- the rpsP gene encoding 30S ribosomal protein S16: MATVIRLKRGGRTNAPYYRVVVVDGRTRTQGRVIEEIGFYHPCARPEPRLEIDAKRALKWLCQGARPSDTVRSFLAKKGVMEMYAKGAKPEDLKEATPAEEPAAAAETAETAAT; this comes from the coding sequence ATGGCAACAGTAATACGTCTGAAGCGAGGCGGCCGCACCAATGCCCCCTACTACCGCGTGGTGGTGGTGGACGGACGGACCCGCACCCAGGGCCGCGTAATCGAGGAAATCGGCTTCTATCATCCCTGCGCACGGCCCGAACCGCGCTTGGAAATCGATGCAAAGCGCGCCCTGAAGTGGTTGTGCCAAGGCGCACGCCCCTCGGATACCGTGCGGTCATTTCTGGCCAAGAAAGGCGTCATGGAGATGTACGCCAAAGGCGCGAAGCCAGAAGATCTGAAGGAAGCAACGCCGGCGGAAGAACCGGCCGCGGCAGCCGAAACGGCAGAAACTGCGGCAACGTGA
- a CDS encoding KH domain-containing protein — MKQLIEFIAKKLVDHPEDVQITVIENEDGQCFELRVHPDDMGKVIGRDGRTAKAIRTILNTAANKQDTRATLQIVE, encoded by the coding sequence GTGAAGCAACTCATCGAGTTCATTGCGAAAAAGCTGGTCGATCATCCCGAGGATGTGCAGATAACGGTCATCGAGAACGAGGATGGCCAGTGTTTTGAACTGCGGGTCCACCCGGACGATATGGGCAAGGTTATCGGCAGGGATGGGCGCACGGCGAAAGCCATCCGCACCATCCTGAATACTGCCGCCAACAAACAGGACACGCGGGCAACGCTCCAAATCGTGGAGTAG
- the ffh gene encoding signal recognition particle protein, which produces MFESLTKRLEAAFKNIRGQGKLTEKNMKDSLQEIRRALLEADVNYKVVKQFIADVQEEALGQKVLESIQPGQQIVKIVHDALVRTMGGSNEPLRFAENPPTLIMMVGLQGQGKTTSAGKIALHLKKKGHKPLLVAADVYRPAAIKQLEVVAQQAGVECFSLGEHADPVDTCVMARGEAQMRQCDVIIMDTAGRLHVDEQMMAEVRRIQSQVSPHEILFVANAMTGQDAVNSAKQFHDALPLTGVVLTQLDGDARGGAAISLISVTGCPIKFVGTGEKLEALEPFHPKRMADQILGMGDIVSLVEKAQEVVDREQALKFQEKARKATWDLEDFLQQMQQLKKMGSIGDLVQKIPGMKKMMGKAAMDVDEDEMKYVEAIIYSMTPEERHKPKLINGSRRRRIADGSGTSVQEVNRLLKDFEQMRTMMKKMMKGGKKGRKGMPIMPGF; this is translated from the coding sequence ATGTTCGAATCGCTGACAAAACGGCTGGAAGCCGCCTTCAAGAATATTCGCGGTCAGGGAAAACTGACCGAGAAAAACATGAAGGACAGCCTCCAGGAAATCCGCCGGGCGCTGCTCGAGGCCGACGTTAACTATAAGGTTGTCAAGCAGTTCATCGCGGACGTCCAGGAGGAGGCGCTCGGGCAGAAAGTGCTCGAGAGCATCCAGCCGGGCCAGCAGATCGTCAAGATTGTTCACGACGCGCTCGTGCGGACCATGGGCGGCTCGAATGAACCCCTGAGATTTGCCGAGAACCCGCCGACCCTCATCATGATGGTGGGGTTGCAGGGTCAAGGAAAAACGACCAGCGCAGGCAAGATCGCGCTGCATTTGAAGAAAAAGGGCCACAAACCCCTCCTGGTGGCCGCGGATGTGTACCGCCCGGCGGCCATCAAGCAGTTGGAAGTCGTGGCGCAGCAAGCCGGAGTCGAGTGTTTCAGCCTCGGGGAACACGCCGACCCCGTGGACACGTGCGTGATGGCGCGCGGGGAAGCCCAGATGCGCCAGTGCGACGTCATCATCATGGACACCGCCGGCCGTTTGCACGTGGACGAGCAGATGATGGCCGAGGTCCGCCGCATCCAGAGCCAGGTGTCGCCTCACGAAATCCTGTTTGTCGCCAACGCCATGACCGGGCAGGACGCCGTCAACAGCGCGAAGCAATTCCACGATGCGCTGCCCTTGACGGGCGTCGTGTTGACCCAGTTGGACGGCGATGCGCGCGGCGGCGCGGCCATCAGCCTGATCAGCGTTACCGGTTGCCCGATCAAGTTCGTGGGCACCGGTGAGAAGCTCGAGGCGCTCGAGCCGTTCCATCCCAAGCGCATGGCCGATCAAATCCTGGGCATGGGCGACATCGTCTCGCTCGTCGAAAAGGCCCAGGAGGTCGTCGACAGGGAGCAGGCCCTCAAGTTTCAGGAAAAGGCGCGCAAGGCCACCTGGGACCTCGAGGATTTCCTGCAGCAGATGCAGCAACTCAAGAAGATGGGGTCCATTGGCGACCTGGTCCAGAAAATTCCCGGCATGAAGAAGATGATGGGCAAGGCGGCGATGGATGTGGACGAAGACGAGATGAAATATGTCGAGGCGATCATCTATTCGATGACGCCCGAGGAGCGGCATAAACCCAAGCTCATCAACGGCAGCCGCCGCCGCCGCATTGCGGATGGCAGCGGGACCTCGGTGCAGGAGGTCAACAGGCTCCTCAAAGATTTCGAGCAGATGCGGACGATGATGAAGAAGATGATGAAAGGCGGGAAAAAGGGCCGCAAGGGCATGCCGATCATGCCCGGTTTCTAG